One part of the Parabacteroides distasonis ATCC 8503 genome encodes these proteins:
- a CDS encoding DNA-formamidopyrimidine glycosylase family protein has translation MIEIPESATIGKQASETLKGKRIAHVIESNSPHRFTFYNGDPAEYSNRLVGRTVLGAQGYGAFVDIFMDADTHLLIGDGTNMRYYTSAEKAPKKYQLMIVFEDDSFLAFTVSMYGSIYAFKGEFDNPYYQGSIHKLCPLDERFDKTYFISLIGNLKKDISAKALLATEQRIPGLGNGVCQDILFNARISPKRKISTLSEEDIDRLFNTVKSTLEEMTRRGGRDTEKDLYGALGNYRTILSKNTYHDPCPVCGERIQKEAYLGGSIYYCPHCQPSAAN, from the coding sequence ATGATTGAGATTCCCGAATCCGCCACCATTGGCAAACAGGCTAGCGAAACGCTAAAGGGTAAACGGATAGCGCATGTTATCGAGTCGAACAGTCCTCACCGCTTCACGTTCTATAATGGCGATCCGGCGGAATACTCCAATAGGCTGGTAGGACGAACGGTCCTAGGCGCCCAAGGCTATGGCGCATTCGTGGACATCTTTATGGACGCAGATACCCACCTCTTAATCGGAGACGGAACCAATATGCGTTATTATACCTCCGCAGAAAAGGCCCCGAAGAAATATCAGCTTATGATCGTATTCGAGGACGATTCGTTCCTAGCTTTCACGGTTTCGATGTATGGTTCCATCTACGCTTTCAAAGGCGAGTTTGACAATCCCTATTACCAAGGTAGCATCCATAAGCTATGTCCGTTGGACGAGAGATTCGATAAAACCTATTTTATCAGTCTCATCGGGAATCTCAAGAAAGATATATCCGCAAAGGCGTTACTCGCCACCGAGCAACGTATTCCGGGCCTGGGCAACGGAGTCTGCCAAGATATCTTGTTCAATGCCCGGATCTCCCCGAAACGAAAAATATCGACTTTATCAGAAGAGGATATAGACCGCCTCTTCAACACCGTGAAATCCACGCTGGAAGAGATGACTCGCCGAGGAGGCCGGGATACGGAGAAGGATCTATACGGCGCCTTAGGCAATTACCGCACGATCCTATCGAAGAACACCTACCATGACCCTTGCCCCGTCTGTGGCGAACGGATACAGAAAGAGGCTTACCTCGGAGGCAGCATTTACTATTGCCCGCATTGCCAGCCTAGTGCGGCAAATTAA
- a CDS encoding helix-turn-helix domain-containing protein, with protein MQTTAKKCNHGANIRRWREWRNVNQDVLAEEIGVSQATLSGYEKKETLEQEILDKIAVALNIPVEAITELDNAASINIVSSTLYDKAGSIFNNPTFNPIDKVIELYNEKNALYERMLKEKDSVIELLKEIVKDKM; from the coding sequence ATGCAAACGACAGCGAAGAAATGTAACCATGGGGCTAATATACGCCGGTGGAGAGAATGGCGTAATGTAAATCAAGACGTTCTTGCGGAAGAAATAGGAGTATCGCAGGCGACCCTCTCTGGCTATGAGAAAAAAGAGACGTTGGAACAGGAGATCTTGGATAAGATCGCCGTAGCCTTGAACATTCCGGTGGAAGCCATTACGGAACTTGATAACGCTGCGTCTATTAATATTGTCTCTAGCACCTTATATGATAAAGCAGGTTCAATATTTAATAATCCGACATTCAATCCGATCGATAAAGTTATCGAACTATACAACGAGAAAAACGCCTTATATGAGCGAATGCTAAAAGAGAAAGACAGCGTAATCGAATTACTGAAGGAAATAGTAAAGGACAAGATGTAA
- the hisH gene encoding imidazole glycerol phosphate synthase subunit HisH, with product MDVAIIKYNAGNIYSVDYALKRLGVTPIITADPELLNKADKVIFPGVGEAFTTMEYLREHKLDQVILNLKQPVLGICLGMQLMCMRSEEGNADCLGIFPTEVKRFIPRKHEDKVPHMGWNTLTNVKSGLFNERLENKFVYFVHSYYVPVNEYTAATTDYILPFSAALHKDNFYATQFHPEKSGSVGEVILKNFLKI from the coding sequence ATGGACGTTGCCATTATTAAATATAATGCCGGAAACATCTACTCGGTAGATTACGCTTTGAAGCGGTTGGGCGTTACCCCGATCATCACGGCTGATCCGGAATTATTAAATAAAGCGGATAAGGTTATCTTTCCCGGAGTAGGTGAAGCTTTCACGACCATGGAGTATTTAAGGGAGCATAAATTGGATCAGGTGATCTTGAACCTAAAGCAACCGGTACTCGGGATATGCCTCGGCATGCAATTGATGTGCATGCGTTCAGAGGAGGGAAACGCGGATTGCTTGGGGATCTTCCCTACGGAAGTGAAACGTTTCATTCCGCGAAAGCATGAGGACAAGGTTCCTCACATGGGTTGGAATACTTTGACAAACGTTAAAAGCGGCCTATTCAATGAGCGATTGGAGAACAAATTTGTTTACTTCGTACATAGTTATTATGTACCTGTAAATGAATATACGGCGGCTACGACCGATTACATCCTTCCGTTCAGCGCCGCTTTACATAAGGACAACTTCTACGCGACACAGTTCCATCCGGAAAAAAGTGGATCGGTAGGAGAGGTTATATTGAAAAACTTTTTAAAGATATGA
- the hisA gene encoding 1-(5-phosphoribosyl)-5-[(5-phosphoribosylamino)methylideneamino]imidazole-4-carboxamide isomerase, with protein sequence MIELIPAIDIIDGKCVRLTQGDYATKKVYNEDPLEVAKMFEGNGIRRLHVVDLDGAREGRIINYRILERIATRTSLIIDFGGGLKQEDDLEIAFESGAQMVTGGSIAVKNPEMFTSWISKFGSEKIILGADAKEKKIAISGWEETTSQELVPFIKGYYDKGITKVICTDIARDGMLQGPAIDLYKEIRDEIPFLYIIASGGVSSIEDIEKLSEAGIPAVIFGKAIYEGKIQLKDLLRFT encoded by the coding sequence ATGATTGAGCTTATTCCCGCTATAGATATAATAGATGGCAAATGCGTCCGGTTGACGCAAGGAGATTACGCGACCAAGAAGGTTTACAACGAAGATCCTCTGGAGGTGGCCAAGATGTTCGAGGGTAACGGCATCCGGCGTTTGCATGTGGTAGATTTGGATGGAGCCCGTGAAGGACGCATCATCAACTACCGTATCCTTGAGCGGATAGCGACCCGGACTTCCTTGATCATTGATTTCGGAGGGGGCTTGAAACAAGAGGATGATCTGGAGATCGCCTTCGAAAGCGGCGCCCAGATGGTAACCGGAGGCAGTATCGCCGTGAAGAACCCGGAAATGTTCACCTCTTGGATCAGCAAGTTCGGTAGCGAGAAAATCATATTAGGGGCCGATGCCAAAGAAAAGAAGATCGCCATCAGCGGTTGGGAGGAAACGACCAGCCAAGAGTTGGTTCCTTTTATCAAAGGATATTACGACAAGGGGATTACCAAGGTGATCTGCACGGATATCGCACGGGATGGTATGCTGCAAGGCCCGGCTATCGATTTATATAAAGAGATACGGGACGAGATCCCCTTCCTTTATATCATAGCGAGCGGTGGCGTAAGCTCGATCGAGGATATTGAGAAATTATCTGAGGCTGGGATTCCCGCTGTCATTTTCGGCAAGGCCATTTATGAGGGGAAGATCCAGTTGAAAGATTTACTTCGTTTTACTTGA
- the hisF gene encoding imidazole glycerol phosphate synthase subunit HisF produces the protein MLAKRIVPCLDIKDGKTVKGINFVNFRDAGDPVELGAQYSREGADELVYLDITASHEGRKTFTELVKQVAAHISIPFTVGGGINELKDVDRLLSAGADKVSINSAALRNPALIEEIAKNFGSQVCVVAIDANFENNDWLCYLNGGRVPTDKYLFQWASEAESRGAGEILFTSMTHDGVKDGYANDALATLADTLHIPVIASGGAGKMEHFRDTFSNGKAGAALAASVFHFGEIRISDLKQYLKDEGINVRI, from the coding sequence ATGCTAGCCAAGAGAATTGTTCCCTGTCTGGATATAAAGGATGGAAAGACCGTAAAAGGCATCAACTTCGTGAACTTTCGCGACGCTGGAGACCCCGTGGAGTTGGGCGCCCAGTACAGCCGTGAAGGGGCCGACGAATTAGTGTACTTGGATATTACCGCCTCACACGAGGGGCGAAAGACTTTCACCGAGTTGGTAAAACAAGTGGCGGCCCATATCAGCATCCCTTTTACCGTGGGTGGAGGTATCAACGAATTGAAGGACGTGGATCGTTTGCTTAGCGCTGGCGCCGATAAGGTCTCGATCAACTCGGCGGCTTTACGTAACCCGGCATTAATCGAGGAGATCGCCAAGAACTTTGGTAGTCAGGTATGCGTAGTCGCTATCGACGCTAATTTTGAGAACAATGACTGGCTATGCTATCTAAACGGAGGGCGTGTCCCGACGGATAAGTATTTGTTTCAATGGGCCTCGGAAGCGGAAAGCCGTGGCGCCGGCGAGATCCTTTTCACCAGTATGACGCACGATGGCGTAAAAGACGGATACGCGAACGACGCTCTGGCTACCTTGGCCGATACGTTGCATATCCCGGTTATCGCCTCCGGTGGAGCGGGAAAGATGGAACATTTCCGGGATACGTTTTCCAACGGGAAAGCGGGCGCGGCTTTAGCGGCCAGCGTTTTCCATTTCGGCGAGATACGGATTAGCGACTTGAAGCAATACCTCAAGGACGAGGGGATCAATGTAAGGATATAA
- the hisIE gene encoding bifunctional phosphoribosyl-AMP cyclohydrolase/phosphoribosyl-ATP diphosphatase HisIE translates to MKLDFEKMGGLIPAIVQDNNTSKVLMLGFMNQEAYDETVSTGKVTFFSRTKNRLWMKGESSGNTLQVVSITADCDNDTLLIKAIPAGPVCHTGADTCFGEKNVEDIMFLKYLQNFIERRRQEMPEGSYTTTLFQKGVNRMAQKVGEEAVETVIEATNGTEDGFIYEASDLVYHLIVLLTSKGLRLEDLARELKKRHKG, encoded by the coding sequence ATGAAATTAGATTTCGAGAAAATGGGCGGATTAATACCCGCTATCGTACAAGACAACAACACGAGTAAGGTATTAATGTTGGGCTTCATGAATCAAGAAGCTTATGATGAGACAGTAAGTACGGGTAAGGTTACATTCTTTAGCCGCACGAAAAACCGTTTGTGGATGAAGGGAGAGAGTAGCGGAAATACGTTGCAGGTAGTTAGCATCACGGCGGATTGCGACAACGATACATTATTGATCAAGGCGATTCCAGCCGGACCGGTTTGTCATACGGGAGCGGATACTTGTTTCGGCGAGAAGAACGTAGAGGATATCATGTTCTTGAAATACTTGCAGAACTTCATCGAGCGTCGCCGTCAAGAAATGCCGGAAGGTTCCTATACGACTACCTTATTCCAGAAAGGCGTGAATCGCATGGCCCAGAAAGTCGGCGAAGAAGCGGTAGAGACCGTTATCGAGGCGACCAACGGAACCGAGGACGGCTTCATCTATGAGGCATCCGACTTGGTTTACCACTTAATCGTATTATTGACAAGCAAGGGACTTCGTCTGGAAGACCTCGCCCGTGAATTAAAGAAAAGACATAAAGGTTGA
- a CDS encoding cell division ATP-binding protein FtsE produces the protein MEEDILLKLENVEICREENRVLHDACLTLRNGEFVYVIGKVGSGKSSLLKSLYCEIPILRGEARIMDYNLTKMKRKDIPYLRRKLGIVFQDFQLLTDRSVSKNLEFVLKATGWKKKSEIKERIDNVLRQVGMQDKGYKMPHELSGGEQQRIVIARALLNNPKLILADEPTGNLDPETSGQIVQLLHDICQQGTAVIMTTHNYTIVHNYPARIVKCENACLSDVRE, from the coding sequence ATGGAAGAAGATATTCTACTCAAATTAGAGAACGTGGAGATATGCCGTGAGGAAAACAGGGTATTACACGACGCATGCCTCACGCTTCGTAACGGAGAGTTCGTATATGTGATCGGGAAGGTAGGCTCCGGTAAAAGCAGCCTGCTCAAGTCCTTGTATTGCGAGATACCGATCTTGCGAGGCGAGGCACGTATCATGGATTACAACCTCACCAAGATGAAGCGGAAGGATATCCCTTATTTGCGTAGGAAACTAGGTATCGTCTTCCAAGATTTCCAATTGTTGACCGACCGTTCCGTCTCCAAGAATCTGGAATTCGTGCTGAAAGCCACCGGATGGAAAAAGAAAAGCGAGATCAAGGAACGGATAGACAACGTGCTCCGTCAGGTAGGCATGCAAGACAAAGGCTATAAAATGCCGCATGAGCTATCCGGCGGGGAACAACAACGTATCGTTATTGCCCGTGCCCTTCTGAACAACCCCAAGTTGATACTGGCGGATGAGCCGACCGGCAACTTGGACCCGGAGACGAGCGGACAAATCGTACAACTCTTACACGACATCTGCCAGCAGGGAACGGCGGTGATTATGACCACTCATAACTATACGATCGTGCATAATTATCCTGCCCGCATAGTAAAATGCGAGAATGCCTGTCTAAGTGATGTCAGAGAATAA
- a CDS encoding aspartate kinase, with the protein MKVLKFGGTSVGSAQRMKDVAKLITGDRKIVVLSAMSGTTNSLVEISDYLYKKNPDGANEIINKLAMKYMGHVEELYSTEEYKQKAKELIKSHFEYIRTFTKDLFTLFEEKVVLAQGELISTGMMNLYLNECGVKSVLIPALDYMRTDKNAEPDPVYIKEKLVKLLADNKDADLYITQGYICRNAYGEIDNLQRGGSDYSASLIGAAIGAEEIQIWTDIDGMHNNDPRIVQGTSPVRQLHFEEAAELAYFGAKILHPTCILPAKLNNIPVRLLNTMQPDAPGTLISNAIEKGKIKAVAAKDNITSIKIKSGRMLLATGFLRKVFETFENYQTPIDMVTTSEVGVSVTIDNRKHLEEIVDDLKKYGTVTVDEDMVIVCVVGDLEWDNIGFEARIVQAMKDVPVRMISYGGSNYNVSLLIKASDKQRALQALSDHLFNNK; encoded by the coding sequence ATGAAAGTTTTAAAGTTTGGCGGTACTTCTGTGGGATCTGCACAGAGAATGAAAGATGTAGCGAAACTGATCACGGGAGACCGTAAGATCGTTGTATTGTCAGCCATGTCGGGTACAACCAACTCGTTAGTCGAGATTTCCGACTACCTGTACAAAAAGAACCCAGACGGAGCGAATGAGATCATCAACAAGCTTGCCATGAAATATATGGGCCATGTTGAGGAACTATACAGCACCGAGGAATATAAACAGAAGGCCAAAGAACTGATAAAATCTCATTTCGAATATATCCGTACGTTCACGAAGGATCTGTTTACCTTGTTCGAGGAAAAGGTTGTCTTGGCACAAGGAGAGTTGATCTCTACGGGTATGATGAATCTTTATTTGAACGAATGCGGCGTGAAATCCGTATTGATCCCGGCTTTGGATTATATGCGTACGGATAAGAACGCGGAACCGGACCCTGTCTATATCAAAGAGAAATTGGTGAAATTACTCGCTGATAATAAGGATGCTGATCTATACATCACACAAGGTTATATCTGCCGCAACGCTTACGGCGAGATCGATAACCTACAACGAGGTGGTAGCGACTATAGCGCATCCTTAATCGGCGCGGCTATCGGTGCGGAAGAGATCCAGATCTGGACAGACATCGACGGTATGCACAATAACGACCCTCGTATCGTACAGGGAACGTCTCCAGTCCGTCAATTGCATTTCGAGGAAGCTGCCGAATTAGCTTATTTCGGAGCCAAGATCCTTCACCCGACTTGTATATTGCCGGCTAAATTGAACAACATCCCGGTTCGTTTGTTAAATACGATGCAGCCGGACGCTCCGGGTACATTGATCTCAAACGCTATCGAAAAAGGTAAGATCAAAGCGGTCGCCGCCAAAGACAATATTACCTCTATCAAGATCAAGAGCGGACGTATGTTGCTAGCTACAGGTTTCTTGCGTAAGGTATTCGAGACTTTCGAGAACTACCAGACTCCGATCGACATGGTTACGACTTCCGAAGTGGGTGTCTCCGTTACGATCGATAACCGCAAGCATCTGGAAGAGATCGTTGACGATTTGAAGAAGTACGGAACCGTGACCGTAGACGAGGATATGGTTATCGTTTGCGTGGTTGGCGACCTAGAATGGGATAACATCGGCTTCGAGGCTCGTATCGTACAAGCTATGAAGGATGTCCCGGTCCGTATGATCTCCTACGGAGGAAGCAACTACAACGTCTCCTTGCTGATCAAGGCCTCGGACAAGCAGAGAGCGCTGCAAGCTCTAAGCGATCATTTATTTAACAACAAATAA
- the lysA gene encoding diaminopimelate decarboxylase yields MLKGTFPVEKFKQLSTPFYYYDVKLLQDTLDVVKTESGKYGYHVHYAVKANANPRILSIIAANGLGADCVSGGEVQAALDAGFPADKIVFAGVGKADWEINLGLDNDIFCFNVESAVELGIINELAAAKNKVASIALRINPEVDAHTHAKITTGMKENKFGINLSQLGGVLDKLKEMKNVKLIGIHSHIGSQITDMSSFRNLVIRFNEIQEELEAHGVTVENLNFGGGLGIDYYHPNHLSIPAFDNYFAAIHKLLQVRPGQQVHFEPGRSIVAQCGTLISKVLYVKEGETKKFAILDAGFTELIRPAMYDAYHRIENISSDEAVETYDVVGPICESSDVFGKDVELNKAHRGDLIALRSAGAYGEVMASQYNCRHLPKAYYSDTI; encoded by the coding sequence ATGCTCAAAGGAACATTTCCTGTAGAAAAGTTCAAGCAGCTTTCTACGCCTTTTTATTATTATGATGTCAAGCTATTGCAAGACACATTAGACGTAGTAAAAACCGAATCCGGGAAATATGGTTACCACGTGCATTATGCCGTGAAAGCGAATGCCAATCCCCGTATCCTTTCCATCATAGCGGCAAACGGCCTTGGCGCAGACTGCGTAAGTGGCGGCGAGGTACAGGCAGCTTTAGATGCCGGTTTTCCTGCCGATAAGATTGTCTTTGCCGGTGTTGGCAAAGCGGATTGGGAGATCAACCTAGGACTGGACAATGATATTTTCTGCTTTAACGTGGAATCTGCCGTTGAGCTGGGAATCATCAATGAGCTGGCGGCCGCTAAAAATAAAGTAGCCTCTATCGCCCTTCGTATCAACCCGGAAGTGGATGCCCATACGCATGCCAAGATCACGACGGGTATGAAAGAGAATAAATTCGGTATCAACCTTAGCCAATTAGGAGGTGTACTGGATAAATTAAAGGAGATGAAGAATGTGAAGTTGATCGGTATCCATAGCCATATCGGTTCACAGATCACGGATATGTCTAGCTTCCGCAATTTGGTAATTCGTTTCAACGAGATACAGGAAGAACTGGAAGCTCATGGGGTTACAGTGGAGAACCTAAACTTCGGAGGTGGATTAGGTATCGATTACTATCACCCGAATCATTTATCGATCCCGGCTTTCGATAACTATTTCGCGGCCATTCATAAACTGCTTCAAGTACGTCCGGGTCAACAGGTACATTTTGAGCCGGGACGTTCGATCGTCGCTCAATGCGGAACATTAATCTCTAAGGTATTATATGTCAAGGAAGGAGAGACGAAGAAATTCGCTATCCTTGATGCAGGTTTCACGGAATTGATCCGCCCGGCGATGTACGACGCTTATCACCGTATCGAGAACATCAGCAGCGATGAGGCAGTAGAGACTTACGATGTAGTGGGCCCTATCTGTGAGTCATCGGATGTATTCGGTAAGGATGTAGAGTTGAATAAGGCTCATCGTGGCGACTTGATCGCCCTTCGTTCCGCCGGCGCTTATGGCGAGGTCATGGCCTCCCAATACAACTGCCGCCATTTACCGAAAGCCTATTATTCCGATACGATATAA
- a CDS encoding glycosyltransferase: MFLLNTTELFLLGISLIGFVILSLYYLIAYARLLRASRRTDDTLEEGNKLPVSIIIYAKNDSENLKKHLPALLTQDYPEYQVVVINDGSSDDTDDTLKFFQNEYKHLYHTYVPSDARYLSRRKLAFTLGAKAAKYDILLFTEANCQPLNDQWLSAMVGGYTPETSIILGYCKYSNYKGFFHKLIAYDNLLTGLRYLSSALSHHPYTGNGRNLSYRKELFFKHKGYYQSLNLHAGDDDLFINEASTKENTKVIYTPDSLTEMDQIERFGIWKEMKVSRAATQRYYKGSALTFYHLESTCFYLFQASVIATVVIGLQGNWLISLIAVLLYLIRFIIKAIVFGKSARMLQQSPTIGWLFLLEFIQPIFNGYVRIYRLFRSRKDYTFRLEN; encoded by the coding sequence ATGTTTCTACTCAATACTACAGAGCTTTTCCTTTTGGGGATCTCTTTGATAGGGTTCGTTATCTTATCTCTTTATTATCTGATCGCTTATGCCCGCCTTTTACGTGCGTCAAGACGAACGGATGATACCTTAGAGGAAGGTAATAAACTCCCCGTATCCATCATCATATACGCTAAAAATGATTCTGAGAACCTCAAGAAACACCTTCCAGCGTTACTTACACAAGATTACCCTGAATATCAGGTAGTCGTTATCAACGATGGCTCAAGCGACGATACTGACGATACGCTAAAGTTCTTTCAAAATGAGTATAAACATTTGTATCATACTTACGTCCCCTCGGACGCTCGCTACCTAAGCCGCCGTAAACTGGCGTTTACCCTAGGCGCGAAAGCGGCCAAATACGATATTCTTCTATTCACGGAGGCGAATTGCCAACCGCTCAACGATCAATGGTTATCCGCCATGGTTGGTGGATACACACCCGAGACCAGTATTATCTTGGGCTACTGCAAATACAGCAACTACAAGGGATTCTTTCATAAGTTGATCGCCTATGATAACTTATTGACGGGTTTACGTTATCTATCTTCCGCCCTCTCCCATCACCCATATACCGGAAACGGACGAAATTTATCTTATCGGAAAGAGTTATTCTTCAAGCATAAAGGTTACTACCAATCCTTGAACTTGCATGCGGGAGACGATGACTTATTCATCAACGAAGCCTCGACCAAGGAGAATACGAAAGTAATTTATACTCCGGACAGCCTAACGGAAATGGATCAAATCGAACGTTTTGGAATCTGGAAAGAGATGAAGGTTTCCCGTGCCGCCACTCAACGGTATTACAAAGGAAGCGCCTTGACATTCTATCATCTCGAATCCACTTGTTTCTACCTTTTCCAAGCATCGGTTATCGCTACGGTAGTGATCGGATTACAGGGCAACTGGCTAATCTCCTTGATCGCCGTATTATTATATTTGATACGTTTTATAATCAAGGCAATCGTTTTCGGCAAATCAGCTCGAATGCTTCAACAAAGCCCTACTATCGGTTGGTTATTCCTGTTGGAGTTTATTCAACCCATATTCAATGGATATGTCCGTATTTACCGGCTTTTCAGAAGTAGGAAGGATTATACGTTCCGGTTGGAGAATTAA
- a CDS encoding very short patch repair endonuclease, giving the protein MTDLISKEKRSYIMSMIKGKNTKPEIIVRKYLFHCGFRFRVNVKRLPGTPDIVLRKYKTAIFVNGCFWHGHEGCPEFRPPRTRVEWWTEKLNRNKARDARVREELRAMGWNTMVIWECQLKPKERQATLENVVRLLEKTYVESTYHAKFTPAYPLLEEEELPKVAEEEISYESAHHY; this is encoded by the coding sequence ATGACAGATCTTATCTCTAAAGAAAAGCGTAGCTATATCATGTCTATGATTAAGGGCAAGAATACAAAGCCCGAGATTATAGTCCGTAAATACCTGTTCCATTGTGGCTTTCGCTTTCGTGTGAATGTAAAGCGCCTTCCCGGTACCCCTGATATCGTATTGCGTAAATATAAGACCGCTATCTTCGTGAACGGCTGTTTCTGGCATGGGCACGAGGGTTGCCCTGAATTTCGTCCTCCCCGTACCCGGGTAGAGTGGTGGACCGAGAAACTAAACCGGAATAAAGCCCGGGATGCCCGTGTACGTGAGGAATTACGAGCGATGGGCTGGAATACGATGGTGATTTGGGAATGCCAGCTTAAACCCAAAGAACGGCAAGCTACTTTAGAAAATGTCGTCCGTTTATTGGAAAAGACGTATGTGGAATCTACCTATCATGCGAAGTTTACCCCAGCCTACCCGCTATTAGAGGAGGAAGAACTTCCCAAAGTGGCGGAAGAAGAGATATCCTATGAGAGTGCTCATCATTATTAA
- a CDS encoding ABC transporter permease translates to MNLELFIAKKIHFSKEGDREVTPPAVRIAMIGIALGLAVMILSVAIVIGFKKEVRNKVIGFGSHIQITNFDSNSSYESQPIAVSDTLLNALDAFPGIRHVEKFATKLGILKTDQDFQGIVLKGVDTDYDWTFFKDNLKEGEIFTIQPDKNSTDVIISKYLSDLLGLKVGDSFLTYFVQDDVRARKFTITGIYETGFLDYDKMFVIADIKQIRRLNGWDKDQVSGLELQVDDYDRLDQVAEDVYFDLTERQDRNGNTFYARSIKELNPMIFNWLDVLDINVVVILALMLSVAGFTMISGLLIIILERTNMIGILKALGQNNNSIRKIFLYVSFFLIGKGMLWGNIIGISLCLLQSHFHIIQLDPSIYYLDAVPIDLSLFSLFLLNIGTLVASMLMMLGPSYLITKIDPAKSIRFE, encoded by the coding sequence ATGAATTTAGAGCTATTTATCGCCAAAAAGATACATTTCAGCAAGGAGGGGGATCGAGAGGTTACTCCTCCCGCTGTTCGTATTGCCATGATCGGGATCGCCTTGGGATTGGCGGTGATGATTCTTTCGGTGGCGATCGTGATAGGCTTTAAGAAAGAGGTCCGGAACAAAGTGATCGGTTTCGGCTCGCATATCCAGATCACGAATTTCGATAGTAATTCTTCCTATGAGTCGCAGCCGATAGCGGTTAGCGATACTTTATTGAATGCGCTCGATGCATTCCCCGGTATTCGCCATGTCGAGAAATTTGCGACGAAGCTAGGCATCTTGAAGACTGACCAAGATTTTCAAGGAATTGTCTTGAAAGGGGTGGACACGGATTATGACTGGACTTTCTTCAAGGATAATTTAAAAGAAGGCGAGATCTTTACGATCCAACCGGATAAGAACTCTACAGATGTTATTATTTCCAAGTATTTATCAGATCTGCTAGGACTAAAGGTAGGGGATTCTTTCCTGACTTATTTTGTGCAAGATGACGTGCGTGCCCGTAAGTTCACGATCACGGGGATTTATGAGACGGGTTTCCTTGATTATGACAAGATGTTCGTAATCGCTGATATTAAGCAGATACGCCGCTTGAACGGTTGGGATAAAGATCAAGTAAGCGGACTGGAGTTGCAAGTGGATGACTATGATCGTTTGGACCAAGTGGCCGAGGATGTTTATTTCGATCTGACGGAACGGCAAGACCGAAATGGCAATACGTTCTACGCCCGCTCGATCAAGGAGTTGAACCCGATGATCTTTAATTGGCTGGATGTGCTGGACATCAATGTGGTGGTTATCTTGGCGCTGATGCTTTCCGTCGCAGGGTTTACCATGATCTCCGGATTATTGATCATAATCTTAGAGCGTACCAATATGATCGGAATCCTAAAAGCCTTGGGACAAAATAATAACAGTATTCGCAAGATCTTCTTGTATGTCTCTTTCTTCTTGATCGGCAAAGGAATGTTGTGGGGGAATATCATCGGTATCTCTCTTTGTTTGCTTCAATCTCATTTCCACATTATCCAATTAGATCCTTCTATTTATTATTTGGATGCCGTGCCTATCGATCTGAGCCTATTTTCACTGTTCCTTTTGAATATAGGGACATTGGTCGCCTCCATGTTGATGATGTTAGGACCTTCCTATTTGATTACGAAGATTGATCCGGCCAAGAGTATCCGTTTTGAATAA